One Lepidochelys kempii isolate rLepKem1 chromosome 12, rLepKem1.hap2, whole genome shotgun sequence genomic region harbors:
- the SNAI3 gene encoding zinc finger protein SNAI3, with protein sequence MPRSFLVKKPSSTRVPNYGQLESRQEIDGACHACGGLVIPILIPNDGAPSAPWAGSSILARFSLPLPLDGDTKRTPSTSPHNLEISLVDTLTGRAPGSPLKDNQNNLNLPPVLSLPQRRPPDPGSPAEGHRGAQDKLQGARGRAAEPLERFECFDCHKSYHTFSGLAKHRQQRCVLQARKYFTCKYCDKEYGSLGALKMHIRTHTLPCVCKICGKAFSRPWLLQGHIRTHTGEKPYSCSHCSRAFADRSNLRAHLQTHSDVKKYQCRGCSKTFSRVSLLSRHEEAGCCPAS encoded by the exons ATGCCGCGCTCCTTCCTGGTGAAGAAACCCTCCAGCACCCGCGTCCCCAACTACGGGCAGCTGGAGTCGCGGCAAG AAATCGATGGCGCGTGCCACGCCTGCGGGGGGCTGGTCATCCCCATCCTCATCCCGAATGACGGCGCCCCTTCCGCGCCCTGGGCCGGCAGCTCCATCCTCGCCCGCTTCTCCTTGCCTCTCCCACTGGATGGGGATACCAAAAGGACTCCCAGCACAAGCCCCCACAACCTGGAGATCAGCCTGGTGGACACGTTAACGGGCCGAGCGCCGGGCTCCCCTCTCAAAGACAACCAGAACAACCTCAACCTGCCCCCCGTCCTCAGCCTGCCCCAAAGGAGGCCACCCGACCCGGGGAGCCCAGCAGAGGGGCACAGGGGAGCCCAGGACAAACTGCAAGGGGCACGGGGCAGGGCAGCTGAGCCCCTGGAGAGATTTGAGTGCTTTGACTGCCACAAGTCCTACCACACCTTCTCCGGGCTGGCCAAACACCGCCAGCAGCGCTGCGTGCTGCAGGCCAGGAAGTATTTCACCTGCAAGTACTGTGACAAGGAGTACGGGAGCCTGGGAGCGCTCAAGATGCACATCCGCACCCATACACTACCATGCGTCTGCAAGATCTGCGGCAAAGCCTTCTCCAGGCCTTGGCTGCTCCAGGGACATATCCGAACGCACACAG GTGAAAAGCCCTACAGCTGCTCGCACTGCAGCCGCGCCTTCGCCGACCGCTCCAACCTCCGCGCCCACCTGCAGACGCACTCGGACGTCAAGAAGTACCAGTGCCGGGGCTGCTCCAAAACCTTCTCCCGGGTGTCTCTGCTCTCCCGGCACGAGGAGGCTGGCTGCTGCCCTGCATCCTGA